A region of Micropterus dolomieu isolate WLL.071019.BEF.003 ecotype Adirondacks linkage group LG01, ASM2129224v1, whole genome shotgun sequence DNA encodes the following proteins:
- the cip2a gene encoding protein CIP2A isoform X2 yields the protein MDMTTCLKSLLLAIQQYRDGRTAYNAAQLQKQVEEVSGLKCEKLLSSGHVLPHECVSGLVELAGNPNTSPTLTSSIISLLVQLACDDNSREILNSSYNLTSTLASVIHCHSATPGEPLVLQCLQVLQKLTYNTRIFQSANYIHELIAFLMTNIQSHNDDIIMPCLGLMANLCRDNHSVQSHIKSLDNVKPFYRTLINFLAHNSLTVVVFTLSILASLTLNEKVGEKLFDAKNIHQTFQLVFNIIVNGDGTLTRKYSVDLLVDLLKNPKIADNLTRYQHFSACVSQVLGLLQSKDPDSAAKVLELLLAMCSVSGLCSLLCEVVFKPAGPKLRAAGRRQGAGLEGGRKAESGLALVQWLSSPVEGAESCSLQALQLLSELLEEALGAESVSECVLSFIEMLLPVLLGLLKGLDPAQGDAHLRKQCHRITHVTSLLLILCAEDSTRSLVSRQVSAQLCLSQVESLLSCCHSNSPLTCLPPGSDSDLSQVCAEALLRTLELMSKLRQQVKDMETSFYRMLQDQRIVTPLSLALTSHHRERVQTGLALLFEATPLPDFPSLVLGESIAANNAYRQREAELSVKRVAVQEVPLSRMNTSVLDSSSGSSRSVHSLVEKIQNGLELQEQAKDSHVSEIIDIYEQKLSAFASKESRLQDLLEAKALALSQADRLIAQYRFQRAQAEAEACKLGCLLKEAERRREDLQGELSSQVLEVERSKADMEELLQHNARLQQDSEEHQALKGAYNALLNRFNESERLLKELQAAHISLTKQNDSLRKNHEALQLQHEKMASALEEREEEIRSLQTDLQQKNSDIAGLRGELRDEVRKVEEKDQERRDLEETVDVLRKELNKTEQARKDASIKASSLELQKSQLEVKLKQKEDELNKHSAMISMIHSLSSGKMKSDVNLSL from the exons ATGGACATGACTACGTGTTTGAAGTCTCTGTTGTTGGCGATCCAGCAGTACAGAGACGGCAGGACAGCGTACAACGCAGCGCAGCTACAGAAACAGGTGGAG gaggTTTCAGGCCTTAAATGTGAGAAGCTGCTCTCCTCAGGCCACGTGCTTCCCCACGAATGTGTGAGTGGGCTGGTGGAGCTGGCTGGAAACCCAAACACCAGCCCGACCCTGACGAGCTCCATCATCTCCCTGCTGGTTCAACTAG CCTGTGATGACAACAGTCGGGAGATTCTTAACAGCAGCTACAACCTCACCAGCACTCTGGCTTCTGTCATCCACTGCCACAGCGCCACCCCAGGAGAGCCCCTGGTATTGCAG TGCCTGCAGGTGCTGCAGAAACTGACTTACAACACACGCATCTTCCAGTCTGCAAACTACATCCACGAGCTCATCGCTTTCCTCATGACAAATAT CCAGTCTCACAATGACGACATCATCATGCCGTGCCTCGGCCTCATGGCCAACCTGTGTCGTGACAACCACTCGGTGCAGAGTCACATCAAGTCTCTG GACAATGTGAAGCCGTTCTACCGTACTCTGATCAACTTCCTGGCTCACAACAGTCTGACTGTGGTGGTCTTCACGTTGTCCATACTGGCCAGCCTCACTCTGAATGAGAAGGTTGGAGAGAAG ctctTTGACGCAAAGAATATCCACCAGACTTTCCAGCTAGTGTTCAACATCATCGTGAACGGCGACGGTACTCTGACAAGAAAGTACTCTGTTGACCTTTTGGTTGACTTGTTGAAAAACCCAAAGATAGCCGATAACCTCACAAG GTATCAGCACTTCTCAGCATGTGTGTCTCAAGTTTTAGGACTGCTGCAATCAAAAGACCCGGACTCTGCCGCAAAG GTGTTAGAGCTCCTCCTGGCCATGTGCAGTGTCTCCGGTCTGTGTTCGCTGCTGTGCGAGGTGGTTTTCAAACCGGCTGGACCCAAACTCAGGGCTGCAGGCCGCAGGCAGGGGGCCGGACTAGAAGGTGGACGCAAAGCTGAGTCCGGGCTTGCCCTTGTGCAGTGGCTGAGCTCCCCTGTGGAGGGAGCTGAGTCCTGCTCGCTCCAGGCCCTGCAGCTGCTGAGTGAGCTGCTCGAG gAGGCGTTGGGAGCAGAGAGTGTATCTGAATGTGTGCTGAGCTTCATAGAAATGTTGCTTCCGGTCCTGTTAGGGCTGCTGAAGGGCCTCGATCCTGCGCAGGGAGACGCTCACCTCAGGAAACAGTGCCACCGCATCACACATGTCACCAGTCTGCTGCTCA TCCTGTGTGCCGAGGACTCCACCAGATCACTGGTGTCCCGTCAGGTGAGCGCTCAGCTCTGCCTCTCCCAGGTTGAGTCCCTCCTCTCCTGTTGTCATAGCAACAGCCCTCTCACCTGCCTCCCTCCTGGATCTGACAGCGACCTCAG TCAGGTGTGTGCAGAAGCTCTGCTGAGGACTCTGGAGTTAATGAGCAAACTGAGGCAACAGGTGAAGGACATGGAGACCAGCTTCTACAGGATgttacag GACCAGAGGATCGTGACTCCGCTCTCTCTGGCCCTGACGTCCCACCACAGAGAGCGTGTTCAGACTGGACTCGCTCTTTTGTTTGAAGCCACACCCCTGCCAGACTTCCCCTCACTGGT TTTGGGAGAAAGTATCGCCGCCAACAACGCCTATCGCCAGAGGGAGGCTGAGCTGTCCGTCAAACGTGTTGCGGTGCAGGAAGTCCCGCTCTCCAGGATGAACACCAGCGTCCTGGACTCTTCCAGTGGTTCCAGCAGGAGTGTGCACAGTCTGGTTGAAAAGATACAGAATGGCTTAGAG cTGCAGGAACAGGCGAAGGACTCGCACGTCTCTGAGATCATCGACATTTATGAACAGAAGCTCTCTGCATTTGCG TCTAAAGAGAGTCGACTGCAGGACCTGTTGGAGGCAAAGGCTCTGGCTCTTTCTCAGGCCGACCGTCTCATCGCTCAGTATCGCTTCCAAAGAGCTCAAGCAGAGGCCGAg GCCTGTAAGCTGGGCTGCCTGCTGAAGGAGGCGGAGCGTCGGCGGGAGGATCTGCAGGGCGAGCTGAGCAGCCAGGTGCTGGAGGTGGAGCGCTCCAAGGCCGACAtggaggagctgctgcagcacaACGCCAGGCTGCAGCAGGACTCGGAGGAACACCAGGCCCTGAAAGGGGCTTACAACGCCCTGCTCAACAG gtTCAATGAGAGCGAGCGGCTGCTGAAGGAGCTGCAGGCGGCTCACATCTCGCTCACCAAACAGAACGACAGTCTGAGGAAGAACCACGAAGCGCTGCAGCTGCAGCACGAAAa gATGGCGTCGGCgttggaagagagagaggaagagatcaGGTCCCTCCAAACAGACCTGCAGCAGAAGAACAGTGACATCGCAG GTCTGCGTGGTGAGCTGCGGGACGAGGTAAGGAAGGTGGAGGAAAAGGATCAAGAGAGGAGAGATCTGGAGGAGACGGTGGATGTTTTGAGGAAGGAACTTAACAAGACGGAGCAGGCCAGGAAGGATGCCAGCATCAAG GCGTCGTCTCTGGAGCTGCAGAAGAGCCAGCTggaggtgaagctgaagcagaAAGAGGACGAGCTGAACAAACACTCTGCGATGATCTCCATGATCCACAGCCTCAGCAGCGGCAAGATGAAGAGCGACGTCAACCTGTCGCTCTGA
- the cip2a gene encoding protein CIP2A isoform X1, translated as MFVKEEKTPTALFHRMDMTTCLKSLLLAIQQYRDGRTAYNAAQLQKQVEEVSGLKCEKLLSSGHVLPHECVSGLVELAGNPNTSPTLTSSIISLLVQLACDDNSREILNSSYNLTSTLASVIHCHSATPGEPLVLQCLQVLQKLTYNTRIFQSANYIHELIAFLMTNIQSHNDDIIMPCLGLMANLCRDNHSVQSHIKSLDNVKPFYRTLINFLAHNSLTVVVFTLSILASLTLNEKVGEKLFDAKNIHQTFQLVFNIIVNGDGTLTRKYSVDLLVDLLKNPKIADNLTRYQHFSACVSQVLGLLQSKDPDSAAKVLELLLAMCSVSGLCSLLCEVVFKPAGPKLRAAGRRQGAGLEGGRKAESGLALVQWLSSPVEGAESCSLQALQLLSELLEEALGAESVSECVLSFIEMLLPVLLGLLKGLDPAQGDAHLRKQCHRITHVTSLLLILCAEDSTRSLVSRQVSAQLCLSQVESLLSCCHSNSPLTCLPPGSDSDLSQVCAEALLRTLELMSKLRQQVKDMETSFYRMLQDQRIVTPLSLALTSHHRERVQTGLALLFEATPLPDFPSLVLGESIAANNAYRQREAELSVKRVAVQEVPLSRMNTSVLDSSSGSSRSVHSLVEKIQNGLELQEQAKDSHVSEIIDIYEQKLSAFASKESRLQDLLEAKALALSQADRLIAQYRFQRAQAEAEACKLGCLLKEAERRREDLQGELSSQVLEVERSKADMEELLQHNARLQQDSEEHQALKGAYNALLNRFNESERLLKELQAAHISLTKQNDSLRKNHEALQLQHEKMASALEEREEEIRSLQTDLQQKNSDIAGLRGELRDEVRKVEEKDQERRDLEETVDVLRKELNKTEQARKDASIKASSLELQKSQLEVKLKQKEDELNKHSAMISMIHSLSSGKMKSDVNLSL; from the exons CTGTTCCACAGGATGGACATGACTACGTGTTTGAAGTCTCTGTTGTTGGCGATCCAGCAGTACAGAGACGGCAGGACAGCGTACAACGCAGCGCAGCTACAGAAACAGGTGGAG gaggTTTCAGGCCTTAAATGTGAGAAGCTGCTCTCCTCAGGCCACGTGCTTCCCCACGAATGTGTGAGTGGGCTGGTGGAGCTGGCTGGAAACCCAAACACCAGCCCGACCCTGACGAGCTCCATCATCTCCCTGCTGGTTCAACTAG CCTGTGATGACAACAGTCGGGAGATTCTTAACAGCAGCTACAACCTCACCAGCACTCTGGCTTCTGTCATCCACTGCCACAGCGCCACCCCAGGAGAGCCCCTGGTATTGCAG TGCCTGCAGGTGCTGCAGAAACTGACTTACAACACACGCATCTTCCAGTCTGCAAACTACATCCACGAGCTCATCGCTTTCCTCATGACAAATAT CCAGTCTCACAATGACGACATCATCATGCCGTGCCTCGGCCTCATGGCCAACCTGTGTCGTGACAACCACTCGGTGCAGAGTCACATCAAGTCTCTG GACAATGTGAAGCCGTTCTACCGTACTCTGATCAACTTCCTGGCTCACAACAGTCTGACTGTGGTGGTCTTCACGTTGTCCATACTGGCCAGCCTCACTCTGAATGAGAAGGTTGGAGAGAAG ctctTTGACGCAAAGAATATCCACCAGACTTTCCAGCTAGTGTTCAACATCATCGTGAACGGCGACGGTACTCTGACAAGAAAGTACTCTGTTGACCTTTTGGTTGACTTGTTGAAAAACCCAAAGATAGCCGATAACCTCACAAG GTATCAGCACTTCTCAGCATGTGTGTCTCAAGTTTTAGGACTGCTGCAATCAAAAGACCCGGACTCTGCCGCAAAG GTGTTAGAGCTCCTCCTGGCCATGTGCAGTGTCTCCGGTCTGTGTTCGCTGCTGTGCGAGGTGGTTTTCAAACCGGCTGGACCCAAACTCAGGGCTGCAGGCCGCAGGCAGGGGGCCGGACTAGAAGGTGGACGCAAAGCTGAGTCCGGGCTTGCCCTTGTGCAGTGGCTGAGCTCCCCTGTGGAGGGAGCTGAGTCCTGCTCGCTCCAGGCCCTGCAGCTGCTGAGTGAGCTGCTCGAG gAGGCGTTGGGAGCAGAGAGTGTATCTGAATGTGTGCTGAGCTTCATAGAAATGTTGCTTCCGGTCCTGTTAGGGCTGCTGAAGGGCCTCGATCCTGCGCAGGGAGACGCTCACCTCAGGAAACAGTGCCACCGCATCACACATGTCACCAGTCTGCTGCTCA TCCTGTGTGCCGAGGACTCCACCAGATCACTGGTGTCCCGTCAGGTGAGCGCTCAGCTCTGCCTCTCCCAGGTTGAGTCCCTCCTCTCCTGTTGTCATAGCAACAGCCCTCTCACCTGCCTCCCTCCTGGATCTGACAGCGACCTCAG TCAGGTGTGTGCAGAAGCTCTGCTGAGGACTCTGGAGTTAATGAGCAAACTGAGGCAACAGGTGAAGGACATGGAGACCAGCTTCTACAGGATgttacag GACCAGAGGATCGTGACTCCGCTCTCTCTGGCCCTGACGTCCCACCACAGAGAGCGTGTTCAGACTGGACTCGCTCTTTTGTTTGAAGCCACACCCCTGCCAGACTTCCCCTCACTGGT TTTGGGAGAAAGTATCGCCGCCAACAACGCCTATCGCCAGAGGGAGGCTGAGCTGTCCGTCAAACGTGTTGCGGTGCAGGAAGTCCCGCTCTCCAGGATGAACACCAGCGTCCTGGACTCTTCCAGTGGTTCCAGCAGGAGTGTGCACAGTCTGGTTGAAAAGATACAGAATGGCTTAGAG cTGCAGGAACAGGCGAAGGACTCGCACGTCTCTGAGATCATCGACATTTATGAACAGAAGCTCTCTGCATTTGCG TCTAAAGAGAGTCGACTGCAGGACCTGTTGGAGGCAAAGGCTCTGGCTCTTTCTCAGGCCGACCGTCTCATCGCTCAGTATCGCTTCCAAAGAGCTCAAGCAGAGGCCGAg GCCTGTAAGCTGGGCTGCCTGCTGAAGGAGGCGGAGCGTCGGCGGGAGGATCTGCAGGGCGAGCTGAGCAGCCAGGTGCTGGAGGTGGAGCGCTCCAAGGCCGACAtggaggagctgctgcagcacaACGCCAGGCTGCAGCAGGACTCGGAGGAACACCAGGCCCTGAAAGGGGCTTACAACGCCCTGCTCAACAG gtTCAATGAGAGCGAGCGGCTGCTGAAGGAGCTGCAGGCGGCTCACATCTCGCTCACCAAACAGAACGACAGTCTGAGGAAGAACCACGAAGCGCTGCAGCTGCAGCACGAAAa gATGGCGTCGGCgttggaagagagagaggaagagatcaGGTCCCTCCAAACAGACCTGCAGCAGAAGAACAGTGACATCGCAG GTCTGCGTGGTGAGCTGCGGGACGAGGTAAGGAAGGTGGAGGAAAAGGATCAAGAGAGGAGAGATCTGGAGGAGACGGTGGATGTTTTGAGGAAGGAACTTAACAAGACGGAGCAGGCCAGGAAGGATGCCAGCATCAAG GCGTCGTCTCTGGAGCTGCAGAAGAGCCAGCTggaggtgaagctgaagcagaAAGAGGACGAGCTGAACAAACACTCTGCGATGATCTCCATGATCCACAGCCTCAGCAGCGGCAAGATGAAGAGCGACGTCAACCTGTCGCTCTGA